The following proteins are encoded in a genomic region of Gemmatimonadaceae bacterium:
- the rny gene encoding ribonuclease Y: MSQTLITAALGVLAFVAAGLSFVLGRKQGSGAELSRQQAARTTADEERRRLIGEGEREAESLRKAAVLTGKEEVMKQRESWEVEVRKRRDDLASEERKLVERETGLERRAEAVETRDRELGKRASEMGRREKVVADRQAELDQLLASERSRLEGLAGLTAAEAKQELIKRLEEEAHADAANRLREIRESARRNADREAKKIVALAIQRIAAEHTAETTVSAVSLPNDEMKGRIIGREGRNIRAFELATGVDVIVDDTPDTVVVSCFDPVRREVGRLALEKLVADGRIHPGRIEEVVAKSKKEVEVAIVETGETAAYEAGVAGLHPEIIKLIGRMKWRTSYGQNILSHSVEVAWLAGIMAAELGLDVAMTKRAALLHDIGKVLTHEHEGTHVQLGVEVATRYGENPLVVNAIAAHHDDVPHETEMSVLVQAADAISGSRPGARREAFETYVKRLEGIEKIASSYRGVERVFAIQAGREVRVIVTPDQVDDVRMQTLTEEIARRIEAELQYPGQIRVVAIRETRTVDYAR, translated from the coding sequence CACGGCCGCACTGGGCGTACTCGCCTTCGTTGCGGCCGGTTTGTCGTTCGTGCTGGGACGGAAGCAGGGTTCGGGCGCCGAACTCTCACGCCAGCAAGCTGCCCGCACCACGGCGGACGAGGAGCGTCGCCGGCTGATCGGTGAGGGGGAGCGGGAGGCCGAGTCACTGCGCAAGGCCGCAGTGCTGACCGGCAAGGAAGAGGTGATGAAGCAGCGCGAGAGCTGGGAAGTCGAGGTGCGCAAGCGCCGCGACGACCTTGCCAGCGAGGAGCGCAAGCTCGTCGAGCGGGAGACGGGGCTGGAGCGGCGCGCCGAGGCGGTGGAGACGCGGGACCGGGAGCTGGGAAAGCGCGCCAGCGAGATGGGGCGCCGCGAGAAGGTGGTCGCCGACCGTCAGGCCGAGCTCGACCAGCTCCTCGCCAGCGAGCGCAGCCGTCTCGAGGGTCTGGCCGGCCTCACCGCCGCCGAGGCGAAGCAGGAGCTGATCAAGCGGCTGGAGGAGGAGGCCCACGCGGACGCCGCCAACCGGTTGCGCGAGATCCGCGAGTCGGCCCGTCGCAACGCCGATCGCGAGGCGAAGAAGATCGTGGCGCTCGCGATCCAGCGGATCGCCGCCGAGCACACCGCGGAGACCACGGTGTCGGCGGTGTCGCTCCCGAATGATGAGATGAAGGGGCGCATCATCGGCCGCGAGGGCCGGAACATCCGCGCCTTCGAACTGGCGACCGGTGTGGACGTGATCGTCGACGACACCCCGGACACGGTGGTGGTGAGCTGCTTCGATCCGGTGCGTCGCGAGGTTGGCCGCCTGGCACTCGAGAAGCTGGTGGCGGACGGCCGCATTCATCCGGGCCGGATCGAGGAAGTGGTCGCGAAGTCGAAGAAGGAGGTGGAGGTCGCCATCGTCGAGACCGGCGAGACCGCGGCCTACGAGGCTGGTGTGGCCGGCCTCCACCCCGAGATCATCAAGCTCATCGGTCGCATGAAGTGGCGGACAAGCTATGGGCAGAACATCCTCTCCCATTCGGTCGAGGTGGCGTGGCTGGCGGGCATCATGGCGGCGGAGCTGGGGCTGGACGTCGCCATGACCAAGCGGGCGGCGCTGCTCCACGACATCGGCAAGGTGCTCACGCATGAGCACGAGGGCACCCACGTACAGCTCGGCGTCGAGGTGGCCACCCGCTACGGCGAGAACCCGCTGGTGGTGAACGCGATCGCGGCCCACCATGACGACGTGCCGCACGAGACGGAGATGAGCGTGCTGGTGCAGGCCGCCGACGCCATCAGCGGGTCCCGCCCGGGTGCCCGGCGCGAGGCGTTCGAGACCTACGTCAAGCGGCTCGAGGGGATCGAGAAGATCGCGTCGAGTTACCGTGGCGTGGAGCGGGTGTTCGCGATCCAGGCCGGTCGCGAGGTGCGCGTGATCGTGACACCCGACCAGGTCGACGACGTGCGCATGCAGACGCTCACGGAGGAGATCGCGCGGCGCATCGAGGCCGAGCTCCAGTACCCGGGCCAGATCCGGGTCGTCGCGATCCGTGAGACCCGCACGGTGGACTATGCCCGCTGA
- the xseB gene encoding exodeoxyribonuclease VII small subunit, with protein MTYEESVLRLQAIVSELEGDRLPLAQALALFEEGVARLREATAALADADTRVQTLVESIDGSLSIADQRS; from the coding sequence ATGACGTATGAGGAGTCGGTCCTGCGGTTGCAGGCCATCGTGAGCGAACTCGAGGGCGACCGCCTGCCGCTGGCGCAGGCGCTGGCGCTCTTCGAGGAAGGGGTGGCCCGGCTTCGTGAAGCCACGGCCGCCCTCGCCGACGCCGACACCCGGGTCCAGACACTGGTCGAATCCATCGATGGGAGCCTGAGCATTGCTGACCAGCGAAGCTGA
- a CDS encoding polyprenyl synthetase family protein, with the protein MLTSEAEAPDLTFRAERAAVATALTGFCDRYLADAPGAVGAAIRYSLLGEGKRLRAVLVSAAYTAAGGQGDVSALAAAVEVVHAYSLVHDDLPCMDDDDMRRGRPTTHIVYGVSVATAAGLAMVPLAARTAATASRDLGLAPAVVTAIVRELMGAAGGAGMIGGQLLDLEGEGRPLALTDLERIHRLKTGALITASVRLGGLAAGASDAQMAAFTRYGDAIGLAFQIADDVLDVTATTDQLGKTAGRDIALAKSTYPALLGIDGAVARAEALVEEGCTALQSSGLLTPQLEHLARYFVTRQS; encoded by the coding sequence TTGCTGACCAGCGAAGCTGAAGCCCCGGACCTGACGTTCCGTGCCGAGCGCGCCGCGGTGGCGACGGCACTGACGGGTTTCTGTGACCGCTATCTCGCGGACGCCCCCGGGGCCGTGGGCGCCGCGATCCGGTACAGCCTCCTGGGCGAGGGCAAGCGGTTGCGCGCGGTGCTCGTGAGTGCGGCCTACACCGCCGCCGGCGGGCAGGGCGACGTGAGCGCGCTCGCGGCGGCGGTCGAGGTGGTCCACGCGTACTCGCTGGTGCATGACGACCTGCCGTGCATGGATGACGATGACATGCGACGCGGGCGTCCCACGACGCACATCGTCTACGGCGTGTCCGTGGCCACGGCGGCCGGCCTCGCGATGGTCCCGCTTGCCGCCCGCACGGCCGCCACGGCCAGCCGCGACCTGGGGCTGGCACCGGCGGTGGTCACGGCGATCGTGCGCGAGCTGATGGGCGCTGCGGGCGGTGCCGGCATGATCGGCGGGCAGCTGCTCGACCTGGAGGGGGAAGGGCGCCCGCTCGCACTGACGGACCTCGAGCGGATCCATCGCCTGAAGACCGGCGCCCTCATCACCGCCTCGGTGCGTCTCGGCGGGCTCGCCGCCGGCGCCTCGGACGCCCAGATGGCGGCGTTCACGCGCTACGGCGATGCGATCGGCCTCGCGTTCCAGATCGCCGACGACGTGCTCGACGTGACCGCGACGACCGACCAGCTCGGAAAGACCGCCGGACGTGACATCGCGCTCGCCAAGTCCACCTATCCCGCGCTGCTCGGGATCGATGGAGCGGTGGCCCGTGCGGAGGCGTTGGTGGAGGAAGGGTGCACGGCGCTGCAGTCCAGCGGCCTGCTGACCCCGCAGCTCGAGCATCTCGCACGGTACTTCGTCACCCGGCAGTCGTGA
- the xseA gene encoding exodeoxyribonuclease VII large subunit, producing MSGMQNWFDEPAPAAYPGESPDTALAIATLTRAAKDVIEGAFTALWVRGEISDFKAHRNGHWYFSLRDADARVRCVMWRGDTQRAPTRPSDGMLVTALGQMTVYAAGGDLQLRVTRLGAEGDGLWRKALDETLARLRADGLLDEERKRPVPLLPRVVAVVTSPDGAALQDIRAVAARRFPAVQLVLVPAKVQGDGTADELVRAMERIARWGGADVVIIGRGGGAREDLWAFNDERVARAVAACAVPVISAVGHEVDTTVVDLVADLRAPTPSAAAEAAVPDRESLLREAESLRTRLESAARRALQRRRQAVAGVGGRFAAGARGLGALESARLRALGTAMATHSQRLVQRRRVQLDGLRPVLTAFPATGLAPRHAVVEALAGRLDALSPLATLGRGYAVARSLEGVALASVADFPPGRAFDVLLADGAVRATSSARRSGAPLEAVTGLQEGET from the coding sequence GTGAGCGGCATGCAGAACTGGTTCGATGAGCCGGCGCCCGCCGCGTATCCGGGGGAGTCGCCGGACACGGCGCTCGCCATCGCGACGCTGACCCGCGCCGCGAAGGACGTGATCGAGGGTGCCTTCACGGCGCTCTGGGTGCGCGGCGAGATCAGCGACTTCAAGGCCCATCGCAACGGGCACTGGTACTTCTCGCTCCGCGATGCGGATGCGCGCGTGCGCTGCGTGATGTGGCGCGGCGACACGCAGCGCGCGCCGACCCGGCCGTCGGATGGGATGCTGGTCACGGCGCTCGGCCAGATGACGGTCTATGCCGCCGGTGGCGACCTCCAGCTCCGCGTCACGCGGCTCGGCGCCGAGGGAGATGGCCTCTGGCGGAAGGCGCTCGACGAGACGCTCGCGCGGCTCCGTGCCGACGGGCTGCTCGACGAGGAGCGGAAGCGCCCGGTGCCGCTCCTGCCGCGGGTCGTGGCCGTGGTGACGAGTCCGGACGGCGCAGCGCTGCAGGACATCCGCGCGGTCGCGGCCCGTCGCTTTCCGGCGGTGCAGCTCGTGCTGGTGCCGGCCAAGGTCCAGGGCGACGGCACCGCGGATGAACTGGTGCGCGCGATGGAGCGCATCGCGCGGTGGGGCGGTGCGGATGTCGTGATCATCGGCCGCGGCGGCGGCGCCCGCGAGGACCTGTGGGCCTTCAACGACGAGCGGGTCGCGCGCGCGGTGGCCGCGTGCGCGGTGCCGGTGATCTCCGCGGTGGGGCATGAGGTCGATACGACCGTCGTCGACCTCGTGGCTGACCTGCGCGCGCCAACGCCGTCCGCCGCTGCGGAAGCGGCGGTGCCGGACCGCGAGTCGCTGCTGCGCGAGGCGGAGTCGCTCCGTACCCGGCTCGAATCGGCGGCGCGACGCGCGCTGCAGCGCCGGCGGCAGGCGGTGGCTGGCGTGGGCGGGCGCTTCGCGGCGGGCGCTCGCGGGCTGGGCGCGCTGGAATCGGCACGCCTGCGTGCCCTTGGCACTGCGATGGCCACGCACTCACAGCGGTTGGTGCAGCGACGACGCGTGCAGCTCGACGGCCTCCGGCCGGTGCTGACTGCGTTTCCCGCCACCGGGCTGGCCCCGCGCCATGCGGTCGTCGAGGCGCTCGCCGGGCGACTGGACGCGCTCAGCCCGCTCGCCACGCTCGGGCGGGGCTATGCGGTGGCGCGCTCGCTCGAAGGGGTGGCGCTGGCGAGCGTGGCCGACTTCCCGCCCGGGCGTGCCTTCGACGTGTTGCTCGCCGACGGTGCCGTGCGTGCCACCAGCTCGGCTCGCCGCTCTGGCGCGCCTCTGGAAGCCGTGACAGGATTGCAGGAGGGGGAGACCTGA
- a CDS encoding bifunctional 5,10-methylene-tetrahydrofolate dehydrogenase/5,10-methylene-tetrahydrofolate cyclohydrolase — MPAELLDGIAVGRAIRDEVAAGVLVQTARGVVPGLAVVLVGEDPASTVYVRNKGRACEEAGMHSVTIRLPGTATQADLLAVVDQLNADPAIHGMLVQMPLPPQCDAQAVIRRIDPAKDVDGFHPINAGKLIIGETDGFAPCTPAGVIELLKRYEVPTAGAEVVIIGRSNIVGKPMASLLVQPGVDATVTICHSRTRDLPAHTRRADILVAAIGRPKFVTAAMVKPGATVIDVGINRVDEPRAKHGYILAGDVDFAAVREVAGRLTPVPGGVGPLTIAMLLKSTLVAASRVPAA, encoded by the coding sequence ATGCCCGCTGAGCTGCTGGACGGCATCGCCGTCGGGCGTGCCATCCGCGACGAGGTCGCGGCCGGGGTGCTGGTCCAGACGGCGCGCGGCGTGGTACCGGGCCTGGCCGTCGTGCTGGTGGGTGAGGACCCCGCCAGCACGGTGTACGTGCGCAACAAGGGGCGGGCGTGCGAGGAGGCGGGCATGCATTCCGTGACCATCCGCCTGCCCGGCACGGCGACGCAGGCCGATCTGCTGGCGGTGGTCGACCAGCTCAATGCGGACCCGGCGATCCACGGGATGCTGGTGCAGATGCCGCTGCCGCCGCAGTGCGACGCCCAGGCGGTCATCCGCCGCATCGATCCTGCGAAGGACGTGGACGGTTTCCATCCCATCAACGCCGGCAAGCTGATCATCGGTGAGACCGATGGGTTCGCCCCGTGCACGCCGGCCGGCGTGATCGAGCTCCTGAAGCGGTACGAGGTACCGACGGCCGGTGCCGAGGTGGTGATCATCGGACGCTCGAACATCGTGGGGAAGCCGATGGCGAGCCTGCTGGTGCAACCCGGCGTGGACGCGACCGTGACGATCTGCCACAGCCGCACGCGCGACCTGCCGGCGCACACGCGCCGGGCCGACATCCTGGTCGCCGCCATCGGCCGGCCGAAGTTCGTCACCGCGGCGATGGTGAAGCCCGGGGCCACCGTGATCGACGTCGGGATCAATCGCGTCGACGAGCCGCGCGCGAAGCACGGCTACATCCTCGCCGGCGACGTGGACTTCGCGGCCGTGCGCGAGGTGGCCGGCCGCCTCACGCCGGTGCCGGGTGGCGTCGGCCCGCTCACCATCGCGATGCTGCTGAAGAGCACCCTCGTGGCGGCCTCGCGGGTGCCGGCCGCGTGA